The following proteins come from a genomic window of Corallococcus sp. NCRR:
- a CDS encoding Rieske (2Fe-2S) protein, with protein sequence MSSSRRDFFKKLLGTGVVVAGIPPACAPNIDPSPVLDVPAPGADGIVSLVVQRYPDLSRAGGSVTLRFPGGSGQENLLVVHPSADTYAVLSATCTHVGCPMGFDGTEAVCPCHISKFNVTTGAVTQEPATVPLKTYVATYNAGTQVLSINLKAGSDNFPSVVDGKVTLTFAEFPDLQNAGGMVSGNPTGYGKTIFVFKLEDGTYSAVDSVCTHQGCEVGFESSLDELLCPCHASVFSKTGVVEPGGAATVNLKTFSVTADASGVVVSIA encoded by the coding sequence GTGAGCTCGTCGCGCCGGGACTTCTTCAAGAAGCTGCTGGGAACGGGCGTGGTCGTCGCGGGCATCCCGCCCGCGTGCGCGCCCAACATCGACCCGTCGCCGGTGCTGGACGTGCCCGCGCCCGGCGCGGACGGCATCGTGTCGCTGGTGGTGCAGCGCTACCCGGACCTGTCGCGCGCGGGCGGCTCGGTGACGCTGCGCTTCCCGGGCGGCTCCGGGCAGGAGAACCTGCTGGTGGTGCACCCGTCCGCGGACACCTACGCGGTGCTGTCCGCCACGTGCACCCACGTGGGCTGCCCCATGGGCTTCGATGGGACGGAGGCCGTGTGCCCCTGCCACATCTCGAAGTTCAACGTCACGACGGGCGCGGTGACACAGGAGCCCGCCACGGTGCCGCTCAAGACGTACGTGGCCACGTACAACGCGGGCACGCAGGTGCTGAGCATCAACCTCAAGGCCGGCAGCGACAACTTCCCGTCGGTGGTCGACGGCAAGGTGACGCTCACCTTCGCGGAGTTCCCCGACCTGCAGAACGCGGGCGGCATGGTGAGCGGCAACCCCACCGGCTACGGCAAGACCATCTTCGTCTTCAAGCTGGAGGACGGGACCTACTCCGCCGTGGACTCCGTCTGCACGCACCAGGGCTGCGAGGTGGGCTTCGAGTCGAGCCTCGACGAGCTGCTCTGCCCGTGCCACGCGTCCGTGTTCAGCAAGACGGGCGTGGTCGAACCCGGGGGCGCGGCGACGGTGAACCTGAAGACGTTCTCCGTGACGGCGGACGCGTCCGGCGTGGTCGTCTCCATCGCCTGA
- a CDS encoding YceI family protein produces MIARRLVLSAALLFALPAAAQNAKMYSVKKDASSLTYKLIHKMHTVSGKAPPSEGKAVLKPDGTLQVAVRAQVKDFDSQNSNRDTHMLEVTEAAKFPLVEVKAVGSGVKPPATFPGSVPVTLKGKLTFHGVTKDVEIPMTVKFDSAKQVTADGSFKISLEGYNIERPTLLLVKVEDELVLEPHLVFTEGT; encoded by the coding sequence GTGATTGCTCGACGACTCGTTCTTTCCGCTGCCCTGCTGTTCGCGCTGCCCGCCGCCGCGCAGAACGCGAAGATGTATTCGGTGAAGAAGGACGCCAGCTCCCTCACCTACAAGCTCATCCACAAGATGCACACCGTGTCCGGCAAGGCGCCCCCCAGCGAGGGCAAGGCCGTGCTGAAGCCGGACGGGACCCTGCAGGTGGCCGTGCGCGCGCAGGTGAAGGACTTCGACTCGCAGAACTCCAACCGCGACACGCACATGCTGGAGGTGACGGAGGCAGCGAAGTTCCCGCTGGTGGAGGTGAAGGCCGTGGGCTCCGGCGTGAAGCCGCCCGCCACCTTCCCGGGCTCCGTGCCGGTGACCCTCAAGGGCAAGCTCACCTTCCACGGCGTGACGAAGGACGTCGAAATCCCCATGACGGTGAAGTTCGACTCCGCGAAGCAGGTGACGGCGGACGGGTCCTTCAAGATCAGCCTGGAGGGCTACAACATCGAACGGCCCACGCTGCTGCTCGTGAAGGTGGAAGACGAGCTGGTGCTGGAGCCGCACCTCGTCTTCACGGAGGGCACGTGA
- a CDS encoding nuclear transport factor 2 family protein, producing MPMERAQRFVDALLKLEEHGDIEPMVALFADDAQVSNVASPNVFSGIDGARRFWTEYKGTLGQVKSTFRNMIESGDRVALEWETQGTGRNGAAIAYEGVSIIEWDGDRVRRFFAYFDPHALGQELAHGTAPRSQVPSTTPA from the coding sequence ATGCCGATGGAACGAGCGCAGCGGTTCGTGGACGCACTGTTGAAACTGGAGGAGCACGGCGACATCGAGCCGATGGTCGCCCTCTTCGCCGACGATGCGCAGGTGAGCAACGTCGCTTCCCCCAACGTCTTCTCCGGCATCGACGGCGCCCGCCGCTTCTGGACCGAGTACAAGGGTACCCTCGGCCAGGTGAAGTCCACCTTCCGCAACATGATTGAGTCCGGCGACCGCGTGGCCCTCGAATGGGAGACGCAGGGCACCGGGCGCAACGGGGCCGCCATCGCCTACGAGGGCGTCTCCATCATCGAGTGGGACGGCGACCGGGTCCGCCGCTTCTTCGCCTACTTCGACCCGCACGCCCTGGGGCAGGAGCTGGCGCACGGCACCGCGCCCCGCTCGCAGGTGCCTTCGACGACACCGGCCTGA
- a CDS encoding GNAT family N-acetyltransferase, whose product MSHEPPSTTPRKQSWQEAEAALLSLVPPGSDGIQAEAAARAPARASVLHSPPGRGTAVFVALGALYQLRRAMPLADVTPWDFGALFTKGYGTVAVLVLFPSLVSLWGIARGDLKRQGHGSAWFMLQAVVWALMAVVALFKGEFVTALLMPWHLALVCSIQMHTVEPPLEAPVPPRASPPPPTVRPATPEDQDAIAGLQDAALARRPTTFEVPVEGEEDGRHPVLVAEEDGRVVACVATRAYSSRECYADIADFSLFVAKDVRGRGLDELLLKALLKAAEEAGFHKLTTSVLADQAHTLKLFERLRFTTVGTHEKHARVDGAWRDVVVVEKFLR is encoded by the coding sequence ATGTCCCACGAGCCGCCGTCCACCACCCCGAGGAAGCAGTCCTGGCAGGAGGCCGAGGCGGCCCTGCTGTCCCTGGTGCCTCCAGGGTCCGACGGGATTCAGGCGGAGGCGGCGGCCAGGGCCCCGGCTCGCGCGTCCGTGCTGCATTCGCCGCCCGGCCGTGGCACCGCGGTCTTCGTCGCGCTGGGCGCGCTGTACCAGTTGCGCCGGGCGATGCCGCTGGCGGACGTGACGCCGTGGGACTTCGGGGCGCTGTTCACCAAGGGCTACGGCACCGTGGCGGTCCTGGTGTTGTTCCCCTCGCTGGTGTCGCTGTGGGGCATCGCGAGGGGCGACCTGAAGCGGCAGGGCCACGGGTCGGCGTGGTTCATGCTCCAGGCGGTGGTCTGGGCATTGATGGCCGTGGTAGCCCTGTTCAAGGGGGAGTTCGTCACGGCGCTCCTGATGCCGTGGCACCTGGCGCTGGTGTGCTCCATCCAGATGCATACGGTGGAGCCGCCGCTGGAGGCCCCGGTGCCGCCGCGCGCGAGCCCGCCCCCGCCCACCGTGCGGCCCGCCACGCCCGAGGACCAGGACGCCATCGCGGGCCTCCAGGACGCGGCGCTCGCGCGGCGGCCCACGACCTTCGAGGTGCCGGTGGAAGGCGAGGAGGACGGGCGGCACCCGGTGCTGGTGGCCGAGGAGGACGGGCGCGTCGTCGCGTGCGTGGCCACCCGCGCCTACAGCTCGCGCGAATGCTACGCGGACATCGCGGACTTCAGCCTCTTCGTGGCGAAGGATGTCCGGGGCCGGGGCCTGGACGAGCTGCTGCTGAAGGCGCTGCTGAAGGCCGCGGAAGAAGCGGGCTTCCACAAGCTCACCACCAGCGTCCTCGCGGACCAGGCGCACACCCTCAAGCTGTTCGAACGCCTGAGGTTCACCACGGTGGGCACGCACGAGAAGCACGCGCGGGTGGACGGCGCGTGGCGCGACGTGGTGGTGGTGGAGAAGTTCCTGCGCTGA
- a CDS encoding arsinothricin resistance N-acetyltransferase ArsN1 family A yields the protein MSALPTVRAATREDRAAIAAIYNAALAERASTFETRPRTPEDIDGWLGKRHPVLVAEEDGRVIAYASTGAYSPRECYAGIADFSVYVAPEARGRDVGRHVMEALLREAEAAGFHKLTSRVFATNLRSRALLKRLGFREVGVHEKHAPLDGVWHDVVVVEKVLHANVR from the coding sequence GTGAGCGCATTGCCCACGGTCCGGGCCGCCACGCGCGAGGACCGGGCGGCCATCGCGGCCATCTACAACGCGGCCCTCGCCGAGCGCGCCTCCACCTTCGAGACGCGTCCGCGCACGCCCGAGGACATCGACGGGTGGCTGGGCAAGCGCCACCCGGTGCTGGTGGCGGAGGAGGACGGGCGCGTCATCGCGTACGCCTCCACCGGCGCGTACAGCCCGCGCGAGTGCTACGCGGGCATCGCGGACTTCAGCGTCTACGTGGCACCGGAGGCTCGGGGCCGGGACGTGGGCCGGCACGTGATGGAGGCGCTGCTGCGGGAAGCGGAGGCCGCGGGCTTCCACAAGCTGACCTCGCGGGTCTTCGCCACCAACCTGCGCAGCCGCGCGCTGTTGAAGCGGCTGGGTTTCCGGGAGGTGGGCGTGCACGAGAAGCACGCCCCGCTCGACGGTGTGTGGCACGACGTGGTGGTGGTGGAGAAGGTGCTGCACGCGAACGTGCGGTAG
- a CDS encoding LysM peptidoglycan-binding domain-containing protein, with product MTTYSVRSGDTLSGLAQRFNTSVSSLQKTNHIANANLIRVGQRLTVPDGFQAAPSKAGSYTVRSGDTLSGIAGRHGTTVGALAKANGIANPNKIYVGQRLTIPGAGGGAAPVTSKPPSSGGASYTVRSGDTLSGIAGRYGTTVGALQQANHIANPNKIYVGQKLTIPGRTGGTGGTSKPPPSTGGVGGTPGTSGGKGGVTVAQLRRIMPNLSQAKAEQYLPHLNKAMAEANINTPRRKEMFLAQLAHESGELRYMEEIASGAAYEGRKDLGNTQPGDGKRYKGRGPIQLTGRANYRAAGKALGIDLEGHPERAKDPDVAFRIAGWYWSSRNLNSYADAGNFREVTRRINGGYNGLASREMYYRRAQDVLG from the coding sequence GTGACGACCTATTCCGTTCGCAGCGGCGACACGTTGAGCGGCCTGGCGCAGCGCTTCAACACGTCGGTGTCTTCGCTCCAGAAGACGAACCACATCGCGAACGCGAACCTCATCCGCGTGGGCCAGAGGCTGACGGTCCCGGACGGGTTCCAGGCGGCGCCGTCGAAGGCGGGCAGCTACACGGTGCGCAGCGGGGACACGCTGAGCGGCATCGCGGGGCGGCACGGCACGACGGTGGGCGCGCTGGCGAAGGCGAACGGCATCGCGAACCCGAACAAGATCTACGTGGGCCAGCGGCTGACGATTCCGGGCGCGGGTGGAGGCGCGGCGCCGGTGACGTCGAAGCCGCCGTCGTCCGGGGGCGCTTCGTACACGGTGCGCAGCGGGGACACGCTGAGCGGCATCGCGGGGCGGTATGGGACGACGGTGGGGGCGTTGCAGCAGGCGAACCACATCGCGAACCCGAACAAGATCTACGTGGGCCAGAAGCTGACGATTCCGGGCCGCACGGGTGGGACGGGCGGGACGTCGAAGCCGCCTCCGTCGACGGGGGGCGTGGGTGGGACGCCGGGCACGTCGGGTGGGAAGGGTGGGGTGACGGTGGCGCAGCTGCGGCGGATCATGCCGAACCTGTCGCAGGCGAAGGCGGAGCAGTACCTGCCGCACCTGAACAAGGCGATGGCCGAGGCGAACATCAACACGCCCCGCCGCAAGGAGATGTTCCTGGCCCAGCTGGCGCATGAGAGCGGCGAGCTGCGCTACATGGAGGAGATCGCCTCCGGTGCGGCGTACGAGGGCCGCAAGGACCTGGGCAACACGCAGCCGGGCGACGGCAAGCGGTACAAGGGCCGGGGGCCCATCCAGCTGACGGGCCGCGCGAACTACCGTGCGGCGGGCAAGGCGCTGGGCATCGACCTGGAAGGGCACCCGGAGCGCGCGAAGGATCCGGACGTCGCGTTCCGCATCGCGGGTTGGTACTGGAGCTCGCGCAACCTGAACAGCTACGCGGACGCGGGCAACTTCCGCGAAGTCACCCGCCGTATCAACGGCGGCTACAACGGCCTCGCGAGCCGCGAGATGTACTACCGCCGCGCCCAGGACGTGCTCGGCTGA
- a CDS encoding cytochrome c: MKPTSCFSFRMLAVLALGALAPACRKETPTFEPLKLADGTVIPAATLARGYDVYTHYCASCHGEKGDGQGPAGSGMRPPPRNFHQGLYKFGGVAAGELPTDDALKRTLRRGLHGTPMFAWDVPPADVDAVVQYLKTFSPRWKQEPPGAAIVLSEDPWKGREAEAVERGRTVYHVAGKGNAGCASCHVAYLPRAELAALTESVTGRKVNLANVDPYTALQRDSDYSLTVDAKGEATQFAKVLPPDFLFHRLRTVWPRDTRVEGQPYTAQAQREDLYRVMAAGVGGAAMPSWKGAIPEENLWALAYYVQSLVVMHDTRAARDLQSRLRDSKMQE; this comes from the coding sequence ATGAAGCCCACTTCCTGCTTCTCGTTCCGCATGCTCGCCGTGCTCGCGTTGGGGGCGCTCGCTCCCGCGTGCCGCAAGGAGACGCCCACCTTCGAGCCCCTGAAGCTCGCGGACGGCACCGTCATCCCCGCCGCGACGCTGGCGCGCGGATATGACGTCTACACGCACTACTGCGCGTCCTGTCACGGCGAGAAGGGCGACGGCCAGGGCCCGGCGGGCTCCGGGATGCGGCCTCCTCCGCGCAACTTCCACCAGGGCCTGTACAAGTTCGGCGGCGTGGCCGCGGGTGAGCTGCCCACCGACGACGCGCTGAAGCGCACCCTGCGGCGGGGCCTGCACGGCACGCCCATGTTCGCGTGGGACGTGCCCCCGGCGGACGTGGACGCCGTGGTGCAGTACCTCAAGACCTTCAGCCCGCGCTGGAAGCAGGAGCCCCCCGGCGCGGCCATCGTCCTGTCCGAAGACCCGTGGAAGGGCCGTGAAGCCGAGGCCGTGGAGCGAGGCCGCACCGTCTACCACGTGGCCGGCAAGGGCAACGCGGGCTGCGCCAGCTGCCACGTCGCCTACCTGCCCCGAGCGGAGCTCGCCGCGCTCACGGAGAGCGTCACCGGCCGCAAGGTGAACCTGGCGAACGTGGATCCGTACACGGCGCTGCAGCGGGATTCGGACTACTCGCTCACCGTGGACGCGAAGGGCGAGGCCACGCAGTTCGCCAAGGTGCTGCCGCCGGACTTCCTCTTCCATCGCCTGCGCACCGTGTGGCCGCGGGACACCCGCGTGGAGGGCCAGCCGTACACCGCGCAGGCCCAGCGCGAGGACCTCTACCGCGTGATGGCCGCGGGCGTTGGTGGCGCCGCGATGCCGTCGTGGAAGGGCGCCATCCCGGAGGAGAACCTCTGGGCGCTCGCGTACTACGTGCAGAGCCTCGTCGTGATGCACGACACCCGCGCCGCCCGCGACCTCCAGTCACGGTTGCGTGACTCGAAGATGCAGGAATAG
- a CDS encoding glycosyltransferase family 87 protein, translated as MLTPMEPAPTPLAAPSPSVPSHASRGLDLWPLIIVALGAWVLRALAFFHRSGAMGYPVDYDEGVYFSAASLLLRGDLPYRDFIFVHPPGGLLLWAPGAALTLGLDAATAYGITRYLAAAVGALCVFLAGRIAWRAWGPVAGCVAALAYAAYPEAALVERGTFLEPLLNVLCMGFANLWLASGPHSRARRIGAGVLLGLAISVKIPGGLWLIAALLSRPGKESWRRALLPVLVASATCVVVVGPLAALAPSEFLRDVITFQAVRPPDGELDRWLRLREIFHERRWGEVVLTLLGLGTACVRAFRAAPEHRPAARFFASAFVLGVALLLASRTYWNPDNAHLAASGAVLAGLGASVLHAFSTRWGRTASRAVAALLFAVAFVPGARHVHQSAQRQAPDVVALAKHLRADVPPKACLYSFEPGWALAAGRLPMGATPIVDGYATMLQDAMSTGDRFETTNEALSADEAQQALRIMLGACRFVVLGPRGEWMLTPQSRPWFKQHFVRRFPEGNAGVDLWEHR; from the coding sequence GTGCTGACTCCGATGGAACCCGCGCCCACTCCGCTCGCAGCGCCGTCCCCGTCCGTCCCCTCTCACGCTTCTCGGGGCCTGGACCTCTGGCCGTTGATCATCGTGGCGCTGGGCGCCTGGGTGCTGCGCGCGCTGGCGTTCTTCCATCGCTCCGGCGCCATGGGCTATCCCGTGGACTACGACGAGGGCGTGTACTTCTCCGCCGCGTCGCTCCTGCTGCGCGGGGACCTGCCCTACCGCGACTTCATCTTCGTCCATCCGCCCGGAGGCCTCCTGCTCTGGGCTCCCGGTGCCGCGCTCACGCTGGGGCTCGACGCGGCCACCGCATACGGCATCACCCGCTATCTCGCCGCCGCCGTGGGCGCGCTGTGCGTGTTCCTCGCGGGCCGGATCGCCTGGCGCGCCTGGGGTCCGGTCGCGGGCTGCGTGGCCGCGCTCGCCTATGCCGCGTATCCAGAGGCCGCCCTCGTGGAGCGCGGCACGTTCCTCGAGCCCCTGCTCAACGTCCTGTGCATGGGCTTCGCGAACCTCTGGCTCGCGTCCGGCCCCCACTCCCGGGCACGCCGCATCGGCGCGGGCGTGCTCCTGGGGCTCGCCATCTCCGTGAAGATTCCGGGGGGACTCTGGCTCATCGCCGCGCTGCTCTCACGACCGGGGAAGGAATCCTGGCGCCGCGCGCTCCTGCCCGTGCTCGTCGCGTCCGCCACCTGCGTCGTCGTCGTGGGTCCGCTGGCCGCGCTCGCCCCTTCCGAGTTCCTCCGCGACGTCATCACCTTCCAGGCCGTGCGTCCCCCGGACGGTGAGCTGGACCGCTGGCTGCGCCTGCGTGAGATCTTCCACGAGCGCCGGTGGGGCGAAGTCGTCCTCACCCTCTTGGGCCTGGGCACCGCGTGCGTGCGCGCCTTCCGTGCCGCTCCCGAGCACCGCCCCGCCGCGCGCTTCTTCGCCTCCGCGTTCGTCCTCGGCGTGGCCCTGCTCCTCGCGTCCAGGACCTACTGGAACCCGGACAACGCGCACCTCGCCGCTTCGGGGGCCGTGCTCGCGGGCCTGGGCGCGTCCGTGCTCCACGCCTTCAGCACCCGCTGGGGCCGCACGGCCTCACGCGCCGTGGCCGCGCTCCTGTTCGCCGTCGCGTTCGTTCCCGGCGCGCGGCACGTCCACCAGAGCGCCCAACGGCAGGCCCCGGACGTGGTGGCGCTCGCGAAGCACCTCCGCGCGGACGTGCCTCCCAAGGCGTGCCTCTACTCCTTCGAGCCCGGCTGGGCGCTCGCGGCGGGCCGGCTCCCCATGGGCGCCACGCCCATCGTGGATGGCTACGCCACCATGCTCCAGGACGCCATGAGCACGGGCGACCGCTTCGAGACCACCAACGAGGCCCTCTCCGCCGATGAGGCCCAGCAGGCCCTGCGCATCATGCTGGGCGCCTGCCGCTTCGTCGTCCTGGGCCCGCGGGGAGAGTGGATGCTCACGCCGCAGAGCCGCCCCTGGTTCAAGCAGCACTTCGTCCGCCGCTTCCCCGAAGGCAACGCCGGCGTGGACCTCTGGGAGCACCGCTAG
- a CDS encoding cytochrome c oxidase subunit I: MKAGALLKSLWTTDPQRVARQYLWGGFLFLLVGGLLAMLIRFQWAWPGQPVPGLAWVLPESKGALTPPTYTAVFTMHGLLMIFFAVTPLLFGALGHFVLPLAIGSKQMAFPRLSPFGFWSYAAGGALMLVSFVVRLGPASAGWTSYPPLATPAFTPGLGQTLVTVAVLCVGVSAFLYGLNFVVTVVRCRAPGMTWGRMPLVVWGLFYGAVLNVLFVPVLAAATVLLLLDRVAGTQFFIAGAAAVGGGGDPVVYQHLFWLFGHPEVYILILPAWGMVGDFVAFFSRKPAHGYRLTAGAMGVVTALSGAVYAHHLFTSGMAPVLGRTFMVLTLLISLPAEVMFLNWLMTLWRGSVRLTSPMLAALATMIVFGLGGITGLALGAVATDVPLHGTMWVVGHFHLTMGAASFLAVFAGLYFWFPRMYGRALDERMAKVHVVLSAVLFIAVFGGQLVAGYAGQLRRLYDPYQYTFLAHLLTLNRWTSWAAFALGAVQLVFVVNLVRTLGWGRAAEPNPWRVGTLEWTDAGAGAVVLRGPHALSQPEVQEQLGRDWIGQAEPLPSGVPVAEPVVRPVPGVEGAV, translated from the coding sequence ATGAAGGCGGGGGCGCTCTTGAAGTCGCTCTGGACGACGGACCCCCAGCGTGTGGCGCGGCAGTACCTGTGGGGCGGGTTCCTGTTCCTGTTGGTGGGCGGCCTGCTGGCCATGCTCATCCGCTTCCAGTGGGCGTGGCCCGGGCAGCCGGTGCCGGGGCTCGCGTGGGTGCTGCCCGAGTCGAAGGGCGCGCTGACTCCGCCCACGTACACGGCCGTGTTCACGATGCACGGCCTGTTGATGATCTTCTTCGCGGTGACGCCGCTGCTCTTCGGCGCGCTGGGGCACTTCGTGCTGCCGCTGGCGATTGGCTCGAAGCAGATGGCGTTCCCCCGGCTGTCGCCGTTCGGCTTCTGGTCCTACGCGGCGGGCGGCGCGCTGATGCTGGTGTCGTTCGTGGTGCGGCTGGGGCCGGCGAGCGCGGGGTGGACGTCGTATCCCCCGCTGGCGACGCCCGCGTTCACGCCGGGGCTGGGGCAGACGCTGGTGACGGTGGCGGTGCTGTGCGTGGGCGTGTCCGCGTTCCTGTACGGGCTCAACTTCGTCGTCACGGTGGTGCGCTGCCGCGCGCCGGGGATGACGTGGGGCCGGATGCCGCTGGTGGTGTGGGGGCTGTTCTACGGCGCGGTGCTCAACGTGCTGTTCGTGCCGGTGCTGGCGGCGGCCACGGTGCTGCTGCTGCTGGACCGGGTGGCGGGCACGCAGTTCTTCATCGCGGGCGCGGCGGCGGTGGGCGGGGGCGGCGACCCGGTGGTGTACCAGCACCTGTTCTGGCTGTTCGGCCACCCGGAGGTCTACATCCTCATCCTGCCCGCGTGGGGCATGGTGGGGGACTTCGTGGCGTTCTTCAGCCGCAAGCCCGCGCACGGCTACCGGCTGACGGCGGGGGCCATGGGCGTGGTGACGGCGCTGAGCGGCGCGGTGTACGCGCACCACCTGTTCACCAGCGGGATGGCGCCGGTGCTGGGGCGCACGTTCATGGTGCTGACGCTGCTGATTTCCCTGCCCGCGGAGGTGATGTTCCTCAACTGGCTGATGACGCTGTGGCGGGGCAGCGTGCGGCTCACGTCGCCAATGCTCGCGGCGCTGGCGACGATGATTGTCTTCGGCCTGGGCGGCATCACGGGGCTGGCGCTGGGCGCGGTGGCGACGGACGTGCCGCTGCACGGGACGATGTGGGTGGTGGGCCACTTCCACCTGACGATGGGCGCGGCCAGCTTCCTCGCGGTGTTCGCGGGGCTCTACTTCTGGTTCCCCCGCATGTACGGGCGCGCGTTGGACGAGCGCATGGCCAAGGTGCACGTGGTGCTGAGCGCGGTGCTGTTCATCGCCGTCTTCGGCGGCCAGCTGGTGGCGGGCTACGCGGGGCAGCTGCGGCGGCTCTATGACCCGTACCAGTACACGTTCCTCGCGCACCTGCTCACGTTGAACCGGTGGACCAGTTGGGCGGCGTTCGCGCTGGGCGCGGTGCAGTTGGTGTTCGTGGTGAACCTGGTGCGGACGCTCGGGTGGGGCCGGGCCGCGGAGCCGAACCCGTGGCGCGTGGGAACGCTGGAGTGGACGGACGCGGGGGCCGGCGCCGTGGTGCTGCGCGGTCCGCATGCGCTGTCGCAACCGGAAGTACAGGAGCAACTGGGTCGCGATTGGATTGGCCAGGCGGAGCCACTGCCCTCGGGCGTACCCGTGGCGGAGCCGGTGGTGCGGCCGGTGCCCGGAGTGGAGGGCGCCGTCTAG
- a CDS encoding cytochrome c oxidase subunit II: protein MAQSPALPSSSPSDVAPPDAQAPLAAPPARSAWSLAPPENASATGGRIDALLATSHGFDLALAAVMLGWMLLAVARFRGARKVAPDGGTRRSKAWVLGLAVCAFGVVDGTLFLGSQGYLNDVLWNFRVPTADPRTVRIQINAHQWSWEARYAGADGAFGTKDDVVTWNDLRVPADVPVWVQLVSTDVVHGFSLPAFRVKLDAIPGRVNQTWFQAAREGAWEVACYQHCGTSHYRMRGMLTALSPEAYAAWLREASLKAVQAYDPDDTAAHWGWVWRTP, encoded by the coding sequence ATGGCGCAGTCCCCTGCGTTGCCCTCGTCCTCCCCCAGCGACGTCGCGCCGCCGGATGCGCAGGCGCCCCTGGCGGCGCCGCCCGCGCGGAGCGCCTGGAGCCTGGCGCCGCCGGAGAACGCGAGCGCGACGGGCGGCCGCATCGACGCGCTGCTGGCCACGAGCCATGGCTTCGACCTGGCGCTGGCGGCGGTGATGCTCGGGTGGATGCTGCTGGCGGTGGCGCGCTTCCGGGGCGCCCGGAAGGTGGCGCCGGATGGAGGCACGCGGCGTTCGAAGGCGTGGGTGCTGGGGCTGGCCGTGTGCGCGTTCGGCGTGGTGGACGGGACGCTGTTCCTGGGCTCCCAGGGCTACCTGAACGACGTGCTCTGGAACTTCCGCGTCCCCACGGCGGATCCGCGCACGGTGCGCATCCAAATCAACGCGCACCAGTGGTCCTGGGAGGCGCGGTACGCTGGCGCGGACGGGGCGTTCGGCACGAAGGACGACGTGGTGACGTGGAACGACCTGCGCGTGCCGGCGGACGTGCCTGTCTGGGTGCAGCTGGTCTCCACGGACGTGGTGCACGGGTTCTCGCTGCCGGCCTTCCGCGTGAAGCTGGACGCCATCCCGGGCCGCGTGAACCAGACGTGGTTCCAGGCCGCTCGTGAGGGCGCGTGGGAGGTGGCCTGCTACCAGCACTGCGGCACCAGCCACTACCGGATGCGCGGCATGCTGACGGCGCTGTCCCCGGAGGCGTACGCGGCGTGGCTGCGCGAGGCGAGCCTCAAGGCGGTGCAGGCCTACGACCCGGATGACACGGCGGCCCACTGGGGCTGGGTGTGGAGGACGCCATGA
- a CDS encoding SCO family protein, which yields MSVESPSSPSAAPRSRPVRRSWVWAGIAVASLGFMGVAVHDMVKDRSQPPPRLGALPDFTFTRQDGKPFGLKQLRGHPFIANFIFTRCPTVCPVFTQKMARVQEHTAKLGTDLQLVSFSVDPAYDTPERLAEYGTKYKADFTRWNFLTGDYATLKDTIVQGFKISMGREAGAPEDDLLSIFHGTHFVLVDGTGEIRGYYDSADPEATQKLETDAFRITREEG from the coding sequence ATGTCCGTCGAATCGCCCTCGTCTCCGTCCGCCGCCCCCCGCTCCCGTCCCGTCCGCCGCTCCTGGGTCTGGGCAGGCATCGCCGTGGCGTCGCTCGGCTTCATGGGGGTGGCGGTCCACGACATGGTGAAGGACCGCTCCCAGCCGCCGCCCCGCCTGGGCGCGCTGCCGGACTTCACCTTCACGCGGCAGGACGGAAAGCCCTTCGGGCTGAAGCAGCTCCGCGGCCACCCGTTCATCGCCAACTTCATCTTCACCCGCTGCCCCACCGTCTGCCCTGTCTTCACGCAGAAGATGGCGCGCGTGCAGGAGCACACCGCGAAGCTGGGGACGGACCTCCAACTGGTGTCCTTCTCCGTGGATCCGGCCTACGACACCCCGGAGCGGCTGGCCGAGTACGGGACGAAGTACAAGGCGGACTTCACCCGCTGGAACTTCCTCACCGGCGACTACGCCACCCTCAAGGACACCATCGTCCAGGGCTTCAAGATCAGCATGGGCCGCGAGGCCGGCGCCCCCGAGGACGACCTGCTCTCCATCTTCCACGGCACCCACTTCGTGCTGGTGGACGGCACCGGAGAGATTCGCGGCTACTACGACAGCGCGGACCCCGAGGCGACCCAGAAGCTGGAGACCGACGCCTTCCGCATCACCCGCGAAGAGGGCTGA